The Branchiostoma lanceolatum isolate klBraLanc5 chromosome 10, klBraLanc5.hap2, whole genome shotgun sequence genome has a window encoding:
- the LOC136443455 gene encoding cyclin-L1-like isoform X2 — protein MATGQVLFQRFFYSKSLVKHNMEIVAMACVYLASKIEEAPRRIRDTINVFHHIRQRRNNRPAQPLILDQNYINTKNQVIKAERRVLKELGFCVHVKHPHKLIVMYLQVLDCEKNRKLVQTAWNFMNDSLRTDVFVRFSPETIACACIFLAARQLKVPLPNRAHCPCHWYELFGASEEEVQEISLMILKIYARDKKNYEDLDKEVEKRRKVLQEAKLRARGLLDDQGRPVDSTTGNSSPSSRPTSPKTLSAKPSPVRDASSDKKVKREDGASSGSAHSHKENRGGRDRSRSRSSRSRSRSPRRKARSQSGSSRSSSRSRSDSGSRSRSRSPTRNGHHARLSPPRDRNRERRSHDRHKRALSGKRSHAHKRRRTRSPISRSRSRSRSRSHSRSPDRYSRKHYHKERPRHPSRSRSRERNKAAKHSSHSRDRHGRRR, from the exons ATGGCGACTGGACAGGTCCTGTTTCAGCGATTTTTCTACTCCAAGTCATTAGTCAAGCACAATATGGAG ATCGTAGCAATGGCTTGTGTGTATTTAGCCTCGAAGATCGAGGAAGCGCCGCGGCGAATTCGGGACACAATCAACGTGTTCCACCACATCCGCCAGCGCAGAAACAACAG GCCTGCACAGCCACTTATATTGGACCAGAACTACATCAACACCAAGAACCAGGTCATTAAGGCTGAGCGGAGGGTGCTGAAGGAACTGGGCTTCTGTGTGCATGTCAAGCATCCGCACAAG CTGATTGTCATGTATCTTCAAGTGTTGGACTGTGAGAAGAACAGGAAGCTGGTGCAGACTGCATG GAACTTCATGAACGACAGTCTGCGAACGGACGTGTTTGTGCGGTTCAGCCCGGAGACGATAGCGTGTGCGTGTATCTTCCTGGCGGCGCGTCAGCTGAAGGTGCCGCTGCCTAACCGAGCACACTGTCCCTGCCACTGGTACGAGCTGTTTGGAGCATCCGAAGAGGAAGTGCAGGAGATCAGCCTCATGATACTCAAGATATACGCCAGGGACAAG AAGAATTATGAAGACCTGGACAAGGAGGTAGAGAAGAGGAGGAAAGTGCTCCAGGAGGCAAAGCTGCGTGCCCGTGGTCTGCTGGACGACCAGGGACGGCCAGTGGACAGCACCACAGGAAACTCCTCACCATCATCACGACCAA cttcACCTAAAACCCTCAGTGCCAAACCCTCCCCTGTCCGAGATGCCAGCTCTGACAAGAAAGTGAAAAGAGAGGATGGTGCCAGTTCAGGAAGTGCTCACAG CCACAAGGAGAATCGAGGGGGTCGGGACAGAAGTCGATCTCGCAGCAGCAGAAGTCGATCTCGGTCTCCGCGCCGAAAGGCCCGCAGTCAGTCGGGGTCCTCTCGTAGCAGCAGCCGCAGCAGGAGCGACAGTGGGAGCCGCAGTCGTAGCCGCTCACCGACACGCAACGGCCACCACGCCAGGCTCTCCCCGCCCCGAGATCGCAACAGGGAGCGCCGGTCCCACGACAGGCACAAACGGGCCCTCAGCGGGAAGCGTTCCCACGCCCATAAACGGCGCCGAACAAGATCTCCCATCTCCCGCAGTAGAAGCCGTAGTAGAAGCAGGTCTCACAGTAGGTCTCCAGATAGGTACAGTAGGAAACACTACCACAAAGAGAGACCAAGGCATCCCTCTAGGTCCCGCTCAAGGGAGAGGAATAAAGCAGCCAAACACAGTAGCCACTCACGTGATAGGCACGGTCGACGTAGGTAA
- the LOC136443455 gene encoding cyclin-L1-like isoform X1, with amino-acid sequence MANAPFKIGDKEFSGVVITLENCLLPTERLDATPSVNDGLEHETEVDLRILGCEYIQTAGVLLRLPQTAMATGQVLFQRFFYSKSLVKHNMEIVAMACVYLASKIEEAPRRIRDTINVFHHIRQRRNNRPAQPLILDQNYINTKNQVIKAERRVLKELGFCVHVKHPHKLIVMYLQVLDCEKNRKLVQTAWNFMNDSLRTDVFVRFSPETIACACIFLAARQLKVPLPNRAHCPCHWYELFGASEEEVQEISLMILKIYARDKKNYEDLDKEVEKRRKVLQEAKLRARGLLDDQGRPVDSTTGNSSPSSRPTSPKTLSAKPSPVRDASSDKKVKREDGASSGSAHSHKENRGGRDRSRSRSSRSRSRSPRRKARSQSGSSRSSSRSRSDSGSRSRSRSPTRNGHHARLSPPRDRNRERRSHDRHKRALSGKRSHAHKRRRTRSPISRSRSRSRSRSHSRSPDRYSRKHYHKERPRHPSRSRSRERNKAAKHSSHSRDRHGRRR; translated from the exons ATGGCGAACGCACCTTTCAAGATCGGGGATAAGGAATTTTCTGGGGTGGTTATCACCCTAGAAAATTGCCTTCTCCCGACTGAAAGGCTCGATGCGACCCCTTCTGTAAACGATGGGCTCGAACATGAGACCGAAGTGGACTTACGGATCCTCGGGTGCGAGTATATCCAGACCGCTGGCGTCCTCCTCCGCTTGCCACAG ACGGCCATGGCGACTGGACAGGTCCTGTTTCAGCGATTTTTCTACTCCAAGTCATTAGTCAAGCACAATATGGAG ATCGTAGCAATGGCTTGTGTGTATTTAGCCTCGAAGATCGAGGAAGCGCCGCGGCGAATTCGGGACACAATCAACGTGTTCCACCACATCCGCCAGCGCAGAAACAACAG GCCTGCACAGCCACTTATATTGGACCAGAACTACATCAACACCAAGAACCAGGTCATTAAGGCTGAGCGGAGGGTGCTGAAGGAACTGGGCTTCTGTGTGCATGTCAAGCATCCGCACAAG CTGATTGTCATGTATCTTCAAGTGTTGGACTGTGAGAAGAACAGGAAGCTGGTGCAGACTGCATG GAACTTCATGAACGACAGTCTGCGAACGGACGTGTTTGTGCGGTTCAGCCCGGAGACGATAGCGTGTGCGTGTATCTTCCTGGCGGCGCGTCAGCTGAAGGTGCCGCTGCCTAACCGAGCACACTGTCCCTGCCACTGGTACGAGCTGTTTGGAGCATCCGAAGAGGAAGTGCAGGAGATCAGCCTCATGATACTCAAGATATACGCCAGGGACAAG AAGAATTATGAAGACCTGGACAAGGAGGTAGAGAAGAGGAGGAAAGTGCTCCAGGAGGCAAAGCTGCGTGCCCGTGGTCTGCTGGACGACCAGGGACGGCCAGTGGACAGCACCACAGGAAACTCCTCACCATCATCACGACCAA cttcACCTAAAACCCTCAGTGCCAAACCCTCCCCTGTCCGAGATGCCAGCTCTGACAAGAAAGTGAAAAGAGAGGATGGTGCCAGTTCAGGAAGTGCTCACAG CCACAAGGAGAATCGAGGGGGTCGGGACAGAAGTCGATCTCGCAGCAGCAGAAGTCGATCTCGGTCTCCGCGCCGAAAGGCCCGCAGTCAGTCGGGGTCCTCTCGTAGCAGCAGCCGCAGCAGGAGCGACAGTGGGAGCCGCAGTCGTAGCCGCTCACCGACACGCAACGGCCACCACGCCAGGCTCTCCCCGCCCCGAGATCGCAACAGGGAGCGCCGGTCCCACGACAGGCACAAACGGGCCCTCAGCGGGAAGCGTTCCCACGCCCATAAACGGCGCCGAACAAGATCTCCCATCTCCCGCAGTAGAAGCCGTAGTAGAAGCAGGTCTCACAGTAGGTCTCCAGATAGGTACAGTAGGAAACACTACCACAAAGAGAGACCAAGGCATCCCTCTAGGTCCCGCTCAAGGGAGAGGAATAAAGCAGCCAAACACAGTAGCCACTCACGTGATAGGCACGGTCGACGTAGGTAA